The Paenarthrobacter aurescens region TTTGGTTTCAGGGGCCGTTCTCGTCGATGATGGGCCGCCACGTCGAGAAGATCCTCCCCACCGACGAAATAACTTCCCGGCCTCTCCCCTGATGCTGCTCACCCACTCAGGTCCCGGCGCCGGCTCCATCTTCAGAATCCAACGAGGCTCACACCGAATCGGCAGGGCTTCGGCTGAAATTGCCGTGGCCGACCCCGGCATGTCCAGGGAACACGCCATTCTGGAAGTGTCCGGTACAGCCGTCGCGCTGAGGGCGGCGGACCGCGCAAAGCCGGTTTTCGTGGACGGCCGGTCCACAAAGCGCTCTTTGTTGACGGCCTCCTCCACTGTTGAATGCGGAAACTCCACCTTCACCGTAATCACGGACAGTAGCCCCTGCCCGCAGATCAGCGGTGCTGCGGGGCTGTCCGTTGAGGCACCACGTGAAGTACGTCATACACGTCGCCATGGCAACCGCTTGGCCATGGCCTTGGCGGCGGGACTGCCGTTGCTTGCTGGAATCGGCCTCTCCTTGGCTACGGGCATGTGGATGTACTTGGGATTCACGGCAATATCGGCCATTAGCCTTCTCGTCCCGTTGATTGCAGGCCGGAAGGGCCGCCTTGAGGGAAAACTGGCACTTGGGCGGGCAGTTCAGGAGGACATCAAACGCCGACGCCGATGCTCACCATCGGCAGCAGAGATCATTTTGGCAGTTCATGACTCTTCGGAACGTGGCCGCTCGCCAGTGGAACAGGGGGCAAGGGAGCCAGTGGTTGAGGAGGCAAACGCCACCAGACTCCCGGCTCCGGCAGCCGAAGCCGAACCAGGTGGGCATGATGTTTGGCTCCGGCTGGGAATCACGCAATCAGTGGCCAACATTCAACTCGTTCCCGCGGATCCACACTTTCGGCAGCCGCCTATTGGGGCCGCCCCGATGACTTTGAATCCCGGGTATCCCGAAGTGGCGGTTTGTGGACAGCCCCACCATGTGGACGGCCTGCTGCGTTTTTTCTTGATGCAGCTGGCCAGCTTTCCCTCTGCCGCCCAGACGCCTGTCATTGTTTTCGGGAAGCTGGAGAGGTTGCCATTGAGTGCACGGTTTCTCCACCAGGTGACGCTGACGGACTGCCCCAGCACCGCCCTTGCCGCGCTTCAGCAAGCAAACGGGTTGGGCACGGGAAAGCTGTTCATGGTTGATGATCTTCTTCCTCAGGACGAGGAATCGTGGTTGCCCCTCGTGAAGGCCGCTCGATCCGCCCGTTGGCAATTGATCCGATGCTCCCTCACGCCGGCACCTTCCGCGGCGGTCATCGTACTTTCACCTACGGGAACTGCAGGCTACCTGGAGGCCGGCAACCATCGCCGCCCCTTCGTACCGGATCTGGTTTCAGCAGAAGTTTTCGATGGCTTTTGCCGCAAGAGAGCTGCCTCAAATTCAGAAGAAAGGGCCAGCGCGGGCGCAACTGTTCCCCAGGCTTGTTCACTCGCCGATCTGCTCCCCCACGGGCAGCGCAGAGTACTCCGCCGATGGGCCGAGATGTCCGGGCACACCGGCCCTGCCGCCGTGCTGGGAGCGAGCCGTGGCGGTGAGGTGACTTTTGATTTCACGCTCGATGGCCCGCATCTTTTGGTCGCCGGAACCACGGGCTCCGGCAAATCCGAGCTCCTTAGGACGCTGGTGGCGTCCATGGCGCTACGTCATTCTCCGGATCACACAACGTTTCTGTTCTTTGACTTCAAGGGTGGATCGGGCTTGCAGCCTTTAGTAAGCCTGCCGCACTGCGTGGGGCTTCTGACGGATCTCGCCAAGCACCACTTGGAGCGCGCCCTTGTTTCGCTCCGTGGAGAGATCCGGTACCGAGAAGAGTTATTCGCCGCGGCCAGTGTTTCTGATCTTGCGCAGTATCGGAGCGCAGCCTCCCCCACCGACCCAAAGGTGCCGTTTCTGGTCCTGGTGATTGATGAATTCCGCATGTTGGTAGATGAAGCACCGAACAGTCTCCGCGAGCTCATGCGCATCGCCACCATCGGGCGTTCCCTGGGCATTCATTTGGTGATGGCCACCCAACGCCCTCAGGGGGCTTTGACCGCCGATATCCGGGCAAACGTCACCTCAAGCATCTCCATGCGTGTGCAAACGGAGGCAGAATCCATGGACATCATCAACACGAAAGCCGCCGCAACCATAAAGGTGAGCACGCCGGGCCGGGCCTTTCTTGCGAAAGCTTCCAGTAGCCCTGAAGAGTTCCAAACAGCCTCCCTCTCGCCCCATGTCACCGTACCCGCCTCAGGGCTTGGGAGTTCCCCGCAGGCGGTGCAGTCAGCGTCGCAGGCTTTGCAGCGTCGGCCCACAGTCAGCAGGAACGCGGAAAGTCAGGCAGGCTCCCTCCTGGACACTGGACCTGAATGCGTGGTTTCAACGGTCCGCAGTGCTTGGCATGCGCTTGGAAAAGCCCTGCCCAAACGTCCAATTGCCTTGCCCTTGCCAGCGTCGATTCCTTGGCGGGAACAGGTTTCCGAGCCGGACAACGCCCGCGCCTCCAGGGAGGGCAGACGGGCTGTGGGACCCCTGGCTCTAGTGGACAGGCCTCATCGCCAGACGATGGAGCCGCTGCTGTGGTCCCCTTCCGAAGACGGCCATCTGGCAATGATCGGCGGCGAGTCCAGCGGCATGCGCGAGTGTTTCATGGCTACCTCGGCCATGCTTGCTACCCGTGAACCTCAGCCCCACCTCTATATCCTCGATGCCACGGGGACGTTTGGCCACCTCGGCGACGAAGTTCGGATCGGTGCTGTGGTAGGACTTCATCAACTGCAGTTGGCTGCACGGGTCTTGCAACGCCTCATCGGAGAAATGGAACACCGACGAACCCCTGGAGCACTTAAGACCGGGAATTCGCCCCTGGTGTTGATTGTG contains the following coding sequences:
- a CDS encoding FtsK/SpoIIIE domain-containing protein, encoding MALECTLVRAPGAVETTEPEELSVAVPAGTSGTHVQQLLTAARGTGFLCVEGRALNTLTVGEPPLVSGAVLVDDGPPRREDPPHRRNNFPASPLMLLTHSGPGAGSIFRIQRGSHRIGRASAEIAVADPGMSREHAILEVSGTAVALRAADRAKPVFVDGRSTKRSLLTASSTVECGNSTFTVITDSSPCPQISGAAGLSVEAPREVRHTRRHGNRLAMALAAGLPLLAGIGLSLATGMWMYLGFTAISAISLLVPLIAGRKGRLEGKLALGRAVQEDIKRRRRCSPSAAEIILAVHDSSERGRSPVEQGAREPVVEEANATRLPAPAAEAEPGGHDVWLRLGITQSVANIQLVPADPHFRQPPIGAAPMTLNPGYPEVAVCGQPHHVDGLLRFFLMQLASFPSAAQTPVIVFGKLERLPLSARFLHQVTLTDCPSTALAALQQANGLGTGKLFMVDDLLPQDEESWLPLVKAARSARWQLIRCSLTPAPSAAVIVLSPTGTAGYLEAGNHRRPFVPDLVSAEVFDGFCRKRAASNSEERASAGATVPQACSLADLLPHGQRRVLRRWAEMSGHTGPAAVLGASRGGEVTFDFTLDGPHLLVAGTTGSGKSELLRTLVASMALRHSPDHTTFLFFDFKGGSGLQPLVSLPHCVGLLTDLAKHHLERALVSLRGEIRYREELFAAASVSDLAQYRSAASPTDPKVPFLVLVIDEFRMLVDEAPNSLRELMRIATIGRSLGIHLVMATQRPQGALTADIRANVTSSISMRVQTEAESMDIINTKAAATIKVSTPGRAFLAKASSSPEEFQTASLSPHVTVPASGLGSSPQAVQSASQALQRRPTVSRNAESQAGSLLDTGPECVVSTVRSAWHALGKALPKRPIALPLPASIPWREQVSEPDNARASREGRRAVGPLALVDRPHRQTMEPLLWSPSEDGHLAMIGGESSGMRECFMATSAMLATREPQPHLYILDATGTFGHLGDEVRIGAVVGLHQLQLAARVLQRLIGEMEHRRTPGALKTGNSPLVLIVAGWCSWAAALRTGPFAYAEGILQDIVRDGSSLGVTVLISGERELVSSRFFAGIQNRAYFPSGSSEESRFHWPRIPDVDSLPGRAVLMGKFAQDDGTVAQFRTAPVNERWPFDHLAPSDPPFRVRPLPGLLLAHDFRALLPLAEVLAESCAEIDTGLAEPLAVCDRVGSPVWIGVGGDEAVPVSMPLRKNGVSTILGGPRSGKSSALAALQALNPSVPWVVPPDALMAGDFWVSVAREAASGSLEPNSILLVDDATSLDPQGRQALADLVGRVRCIILAASPSPSLALHLPLAKEAQASGTGLVLAPGTPHDGDLLGVRLEAVRAGLPGRGFLINGSEVVPFHSVFTPDFSAHPKTS